A single Sphingomonas kaistensis DNA region contains:
- a CDS encoding 2-oxoglutarate dehydrogenase E1 component, giving the protein MTDLYETEQRPSWQRPNWPVATLDAINLGLDPTEATLEQVAAKAKDKAAASGASEAEVRRAAENSIRAMMLIRTYRVRGHLAADLDPLGLAKRDLPADLTPEYHGFTAADLDRPIFIGGNLGLETATVREIVAILRANYCGKIGLEYMHINDLGERRFLQDRIEGRDKGASFTAEGKQAILEKVIHGEQWEKFLARKYVGTKRFGLDGGESMIPALEAVIKYGGQAGVEEIVVGMAHRGRLNVLVNVMGKPYRAIFSEFAGGSANPEDVGGSGDVKYHLGTSSDREFDGTKVHLSLQANPSHLEAVNPVVLGKARAVQVIKGDEEGDKVLPILLHGDAAFAGQGIVWECLSFSGLPGYGIGGCIHFVINNQVGFTTSPQFARSSPYPSDVAKGIQAPILHVNGDDPEAVTFACKLATEFRQEFNRDIVIDMWCYRRFGHNEGDEPSFTQPLMYDAIRKHLPVSKQYGDRLIAEGVVDQAWIDGRTGDFVAHLEAEFEAGASYLPNKADWFEGRWAGLKRPDEGVEGRRNTGTAVPEDEVRQVGEALTRVPGDLTIHKTLGRIIDAKKAMFASGAGFDWATAEALAFGTLIAEGHNVRLSGQDSGRGTFSQRHAVWTDQKDGHKFIPLTTIEGGRFEVRDSPLSEFGVLGFEYGYSLADPRTLVLWEAQFGDFANGAQVIMDQFIASGEAKWLRASGLVLLLPHGFEGQGPEHSSARLERYLQLCAEDNLQVANVTTPANYFHLLRRQLLRDFRKPLVIMTPKSLLRHKSAVSQIADFSGESHFKRILSDLNAPAEGRTRRLVLCSGKVAYELMEARDEAGLDDVEILRIEQLYPFPSEPLVKRLAAMPDLQEVVWCQEEPRNNGSWFFVESYLEDALRDAGKSFRPVYAGRTASASPATGLAKRHLAEQTALIAAALGTGASTKAASDAAKDTVRQAGKANA; this is encoded by the coding sequence ATGACCGACCTGTACGAGACCGAGCAACGACCAAGCTGGCAGCGGCCTAACTGGCCGGTGGCAACGTTGGACGCCATCAACCTCGGTCTCGATCCGACCGAGGCGACGCTGGAACAGGTCGCTGCCAAGGCCAAGGACAAGGCGGCGGCGTCGGGCGCGTCGGAGGCCGAGGTGCGGCGCGCGGCGGAGAACAGCATCCGCGCGATGATGCTGATCCGCACCTATCGGGTGCGCGGTCACCTCGCCGCCGACCTCGATCCGCTCGGCCTCGCCAAGCGCGACCTACCGGCCGACCTGACGCCCGAATATCACGGTTTTACCGCCGCCGATCTCGACCGCCCGATCTTTATCGGCGGCAATCTTGGGCTTGAGACCGCGACCGTGCGCGAGATCGTGGCGATCCTGCGCGCCAATTACTGTGGCAAGATCGGCCTTGAATATATGCACATCAACGATCTGGGGGAGCGCCGCTTTCTCCAGGATCGGATCGAGGGCCGCGACAAGGGCGCTAGCTTCACCGCCGAGGGCAAGCAGGCGATCCTCGAAAAGGTGATCCACGGCGAGCAGTGGGAAAAATTCCTCGCCCGCAAATATGTCGGGACCAAGCGCTTCGGCCTCGATGGCGGTGAAAGCATGATCCCGGCGCTAGAAGCCGTGATCAAATATGGCGGGCAGGCGGGCGTCGAGGAAATCGTCGTCGGCATGGCCCACCGCGGGCGCTTGAACGTCCTCGTCAACGTCATGGGCAAGCCCTACCGCGCGATCTTCAGCGAGTTCGCCGGCGGCAGCGCCAACCCCGAAGACGTCGGCGGATCGGGCGACGTCAAATATCACCTCGGCACCTCGTCGGACCGTGAGTTCGACGGCACCAAGGTCCACCTCTCGCTGCAAGCCAACCCGTCGCACCTCGAGGCGGTGAATCCTGTCGTGCTGGGCAAGGCGCGCGCGGTTCAGGTGATCAAGGGTGATGAGGAAGGCGACAAGGTCCTGCCGATCCTCCTCCACGGCGACGCGGCCTTCGCCGGCCAAGGCATCGTCTGGGAGTGCCTCAGCTTCTCGGGCCTGCCCGGCTACGGCATCGGCGGCTGCATCCACTTCGTGATCAACAATCAGGTCGGCTTCACCACCAGCCCGCAGTTCGCGCGTAGCTCGCCCTATCCGAGCGATGTTGCGAAGGGCATCCAGGCGCCGATCCTGCACGTCAACGGCGACGATCCCGAAGCCGTGACCTTTGCCTGCAAGCTCGCGACCGAGTTCCGGCAGGAGTTCAATCGCGACATCGTGATCGACATGTGGTGCTATCGCCGCTTCGGGCACAACGAGGGCGACGAGCCGAGCTTCACCCAGCCGCTGATGTACGATGCCATTCGCAAGCATCTGCCGGTCAGCAAGCAATATGGCGATCGCCTGATCGCCGAGGGCGTGGTCGATCAGGCCTGGATCGACGGCAGGACCGGTGATTTCGTCGCGCATCTCGAGGCCGAGTTCGAGGCGGGCGCAAGCTATCTTCCCAACAAGGCCGACTGGTTCGAGGGCCGCTGGGCAGGGCTGAAGCGTCCCGACGAAGGCGTAGAAGGCCGCCGCAACACCGGCACCGCCGTCCCCGAGGACGAGGTTCGCCAGGTCGGCGAGGCGCTGACCCGAGTCCCGGGCGACCTTACGATTCACAAGACGCTCGGCCGCATCATCGACGCCAAGAAGGCGATGTTCGCCAGCGGCGCCGGCTTCGACTGGGCGACAGCCGAAGCGCTCGCGTTCGGCACGTTGATCGCGGAAGGCCACAACGTCCGCCTGTCGGGTCAGGACAGTGGCCGCGGTACCTTCAGCCAGCGCCACGCGGTGTGGACCGACCAAAAGGACGGCCACAAGTTCATCCCCCTGACGACCATCGAGGGTGGCCGCTTCGAGGTCCGCGACAGTCCGCTGAGCGAGTTCGGCGTGCTCGGCTTCGAATATGGCTACAGCCTTGCCGACCCGCGTACACTGGTACTGTGGGAAGCGCAGTTCGGCGATTTCGCCAATGGCGCGCAGGTCATCATGGACCAGTTCATCGCCAGCGGCGAAGCCAAGTGGCTGCGCGCCAGCGGGCTGGTCCTGCTGCTGCCGCACGGGTTCGAGGGCCAAGGGCCGGAGCATAGCTCGGCGCGTCTGGAGCGCTATCTTCAGCTGTGCGCCGAGGACAATCTCCAGGTCGCCAATGTCACCACGCCGGCCAATTATTTCCACCTGCTGCGCCGCCAGCTGCTGCGCGACTTCCGCAAGCCGCTAGTGATCATGACGCCCAAGTCGCTGCTGCGGCACAAGTCGGCGGTGTCTCAGATCGCCGACTTCTCGGGCGAAAGCCATTTCAAGCGCATCCTGTCGGACCTCAATGCGCCCGCCGAGGGGCGCACCCGCCGCCTCGTCCTGTGTTCGGGCAAGGTCGCCTACGAACTGATGGAAGCGCGCGACGAGGCCGGGCTCGACGACGTCGAGATCCTGCGCATCGAACAGCTCTATCCCTTTCCGTCGGAGCCCCTGGTCAAGCGCCTTGCCGCCATGCCGGACCTTCAGGAAGTGGTGTGGTGCCAGGAAGAACCGCGCAACAACGGCAGCTGGTTCTTTGTTGAAAGCTATCTCGAGGATGCCTTGCGCGACGCGGGCAAGAGCTTCCGTCCGGTCTATGCCGGGCGCACCGCTTCGGCTTCGCCGGCGACCGGCCTTGCCAAGCGCCACCTCGCCGAACAAACCGCCCTCATTGCCGCTGCGCTCGGCACCGGGGCCTCGACCAAGGCCGCTTCCGACGCGGCGAAAGATACTGTCCGGCAAGCCGGCAAAGCGAACGCTTGA
- the odhB gene encoding 2-oxoglutarate dehydrogenase complex dihydrolipoyllysine-residue succinyltransferase — MGTEVKVPALGESITEATLGAWLKKPGDAVAVDEPVASLETDKVSVDVPSPVAGVFGEAMVAEGDTVNVGAVIATIGEGSGAAAASAAQAPEPTIPAPAAAKGGDISDEQAQALRLSPSVRRAVQESGVDPAGLTGSGKDGRLTKEDVAKAKSSPAPAAAAPAAAPAQASTPAAPKGERGEERVKMTRLRQTIATRLKDAQNTAALLTTFNDVDMTEVIAARTRYKDLFEKKHGIRLGFMGFFTKAVALAARDVPAVNARIEGDEIVYHNYLDVSVAVSAPKGLVVPVVRSADQMSFAEIEQAIAGFGKKAKDGTLTADDMKGGTFTISNGGVFGSLLSTPIINPPQSAVLGLHRIEERPVVKDGQIVARPMMYVALSYDHRLIDGREAVTFLVRVKEAIEDPTRLLIDL; from the coding sequence ATGGGCACGGAAGTCAAAGTCCCGGCACTGGGCGAAAGCATCACCGAAGCGACGCTTGGCGCCTGGCTGAAGAAGCCGGGTGACGCGGTGGCGGTGGACGAACCGGTGGCTAGCCTCGAGACCGACAAGGTGTCGGTCGACGTTCCTTCGCCCGTCGCGGGCGTGTTCGGCGAAGCGATGGTGGCCGAAGGCGACACGGTGAATGTCGGCGCGGTAATCGCGACCATCGGCGAAGGCAGCGGCGCTGCGGCTGCTTCGGCGGCCCAGGCGCCCGAGCCGACCATCCCGGCGCCGGCCGCAGCCAAGGGCGGCGATATCAGCGACGAGCAGGCCCAGGCGCTGCGCCTGTCGCCGTCGGTTCGCCGGGCGGTGCAGGAAAGCGGAGTCGATCCGGCTGGCCTGACCGGATCCGGCAAGGACGGCCGCCTGACCAAGGAAGACGTCGCCAAGGCCAAGAGCAGTCCGGCGCCAGCCGCCGCTGCCCCGGCCGCCGCTCCGGCGCAGGCATCGACGCCAGCCGCTCCCAAGGGTGAGCGCGGCGAGGAGCGGGTCAAGATGACCCGCCTGCGCCAGACCATCGCCACCCGCCTCAAGGACGCGCAGAACACTGCCGCGCTGCTGACGACGTTCAACGACGTCGACATGACCGAAGTGATCGCGGCGCGCACCCGCTACAAGGATCTGTTCGAGAAGAAGCACGGCATCCGCCTCGGCTTCATGGGCTTCTTCACCAAGGCCGTGGCGCTCGCCGCGCGCGACGTTCCGGCGGTCAACGCCCGGATCGAAGGCGACGAGATCGTCTATCACAACTATCTCGACGTCTCGGTCGCGGTGTCCGCGCCCAAGGGCCTCGTAGTGCCGGTGGTCCGCTCCGCCGACCAGATGAGCTTCGCCGAGATCGAACAGGCGATCGCCGGCTTCGGCAAGAAGGCCAAGGACGGCACGCTCACCGCCGACGACATGAAGGGGGGCACCTTCACCATCTCGAACGGCGGCGTGTTCGGATCGCTGCTGTCGACCCCGATCATCAATCCGCCGCAGAGCGCGGTGCTCGGTCTCCACCGGATCGAGGAACGCCCGGTGGTCAAGGACGGTCAGATCGTCGCCCGCCCGATGATGTATGTCGCGCTGTCGTACGACCACCGCCTGATCGACGGCCGCGAGGCGGTCACTTTCCTCGTCCGCGTCAAGGAAGCGATCGAGGATCCGACTCGCCTGCTGATCGACCTGTAA
- the lpdA gene encoding dihydrolipoyl dehydrogenase produces the protein MADYDYDVLVIGAGPGGYVAAIRAAQLGLKTACAESRETLGGTCLNVGCIPSKALLHASELFEEAAHGHMAKWGITGQFNIDIPTMQKGRVEAVEGLTKGIEFLFKKNKVTWLKGRASFTGADTVEVAGQTVRAKNIVIATGSSVTPLPGVAVDQERIVDSTGALELAEVPSHLVVIGGGVIGLELGSVWRRLGAQVTVVEYLDQILPGMDEEIRKESNKIFKKQGFQYKLGTKVTGVQRNGDSVTVTVEPAKGGAAETIEASHVLVSIGRRPNTDGLNLEAAGLVLNAKGQVDTDHSFRTSVPGVWAIGDVIPGPMLAHKAEDEGIAVAENIAGLTGIVNHNIIPSVVYTTPEIAGVGLTEEQANAGGEIKVGKFPMMANSRAKTNGEPDGLVKVIADAKTDRVLGVWMINNLAGTMIAQAAQAMEFGATSEDIAYTCHAHPTHAEAFKEAAMAVTGKPIHI, from the coding sequence ATGGCTGACTACGATTATGACGTTCTGGTGATCGGCGCCGGGCCCGGCGGCTATGTCGCGGCGATCCGCGCCGCGCAGCTCGGGCTCAAGACCGCCTGCGCCGAAAGCCGCGAGACGCTCGGTGGCACCTGCCTCAACGTCGGCTGCATCCCGTCAAAGGCCTTGCTCCACGCGTCCGAGCTGTTCGAAGAAGCCGCGCACGGCCACATGGCCAAATGGGGCATCACCGGCCAGTTCAACATCGATATCCCGACCATGCAGAAGGGTCGGGTCGAGGCGGTCGAGGGACTGACCAAGGGGATCGAGTTCCTGTTCAAGAAGAACAAGGTCACTTGGCTCAAGGGCCGCGCCAGCTTCACCGGCGCCGACACGGTCGAGGTCGCCGGGCAGACGGTGCGTGCGAAGAACATCGTGATCGCCACCGGCTCGTCGGTCACCCCGCTACCGGGCGTCGCGGTCGACCAGGAGCGGATCGTCGATTCGACCGGCGCGCTCGAGCTGGCGGAAGTCCCGAGCCACCTCGTCGTCATCGGCGGCGGCGTCATCGGGCTTGAACTCGGCAGCGTGTGGCGCCGCCTTGGCGCGCAGGTGACGGTGGTCGAGTATCTCGATCAGATCCTGCCCGGCATGGACGAGGAAATCCGCAAGGAATCGAACAAGATCTTCAAGAAGCAGGGCTTCCAGTACAAGCTCGGCACCAAGGTCACCGGCGTCCAGCGCAATGGTGACAGCGTCACCGTGACCGTCGAGCCCGCCAAGGGCGGCGCGGCGGAGACGATCGAGGCCAGCCACGTGCTCGTCTCCATCGGCCGCCGTCCCAACACCGACGGCCTGAACCTCGAAGCCGCTGGCCTCGTGCTTAACGCCAAGGGCCAGGTCGACACCGACCACAGCTTCCGCACCTCGGTGCCGGGTGTGTGGGCGATCGGCGACGTGATCCCCGGCCCGATGCTCGCCCACAAGGCCGAGGACGAGGGCATTGCGGTCGCGGAGAACATCGCCGGCCTGACCGGCATCGTGAACCACAACATCATCCCGTCGGTGGTCTACACCACCCCCGAAATCGCCGGCGTCGGCCTCACCGAAGAGCAGGCCAATGCGGGCGGCGAGATCAAGGTCGGCAAGTTCCCGATGATGGCCAACAGCCGCGCCAAGACCAACGGCGAGCCTGACGGGCTGGTCAAGGTCATTGCCGACGCCAAGACCGACCGCGTGCTCGGCGTGTGGATGATCAACAATCTTGCCGGCACCATGATCGCGCAGGCCGCCCAGGCGATGGAATTCGGCGCCACGTCCGAAGACATCGCCTACACCTGTCACGCTCACCCGACCCACGCCGAAGCCTTCAAGGAAGCGGCGATGGCGGTGACGGGCAAGCCGATCCACATCTAG
- a CDS encoding choice-of-anchor P family protein: MRKALFFVATLGLSLATTPALAQTASSSGYALSANETVRVGDVVTATVNIAPVAASSGTAPPSYNTSNSVASVNQSTTLTSGILGVTERVQTGLLTSNATGTSIGATGTATINSLAVGVGSSLISDPRLASLLSIGATTIQSQSTASSLGGLTASGTTTIEGLVIGGSLVSALNINTALFANPDPNTILLNLAGLSVILNEQILSGDGTSSLGITTNAIRVSFNNFALGTGLLNGDLIVGQSRASVTAGVAAAVPEPSTWAMMLLGFGAIGFAMRRRRSSTPALQMA, from the coding sequence ATGCGAAAAGCTTTGTTCTTCGTCGCGACACTTGGCCTCAGCTTGGCGACAACCCCCGCGCTGGCACAGACAGCGTCGAGTTCGGGCTACGCACTTAGCGCGAACGAGACGGTTCGTGTCGGCGACGTGGTGACCGCGACCGTCAATATCGCGCCGGTCGCGGCCTCGAGCGGCACCGCCCCGCCGAGCTACAATACCTCCAATTCGGTTGCCTCGGTCAATCAGTCGACGACATTGACCAGCGGCATTCTCGGCGTGACCGAGCGGGTTCAGACAGGCCTGCTCACCTCGAATGCCACCGGAACATCGATCGGCGCGACCGGGACCGCGACGATCAACAGTCTCGCGGTTGGGGTGGGATCGTCGCTTATCTCCGATCCTCGGCTCGCCAGCCTGCTGAGCATCGGGGCGACCACCATTCAGTCGCAGTCGACGGCATCGTCGCTCGGTGGTCTCACAGCCAGCGGCACGACCACGATCGAAGGGCTCGTCATCGGCGGATCACTGGTGTCGGCCCTCAACATCAACACGGCGCTGTTCGCCAACCCCGATCCCAACACCATCCTGCTCAACCTTGCCGGCTTGTCGGTCATCCTCAACGAACAGATCCTCAGCGGCGACGGGACCAGCAGCCTTGGTATCACCACCAACGCCATTCGCGTCAGCTTCAACAACTTCGCGCTCGGCACGGGGCTGCTCAACGGCGACCTCATCGTCGGCCAGTCCCGCGCGTCGGTGACCGCCGGTGTCGCAGCGGCCGTGCCCGAACCCAGCACTTGGGCCATGATGCTCCTCGGCTTCGGTGCGATCGGCTTCGCCATGCGTCGCCGGCGCTCGTCGACACCGGCCTTGCAGATGGCCTGA
- a CDS encoding class I SAM-dependent methyltransferase has translation MTEGHATVRDTRKGTGAGGAFDFDYYHASVRHDVLPLIPEHCGRVLDVGGGVGATGGFLKQRGRATTVVVADLCGGAPAPGVERIVAADLNDAAALQALGDHGPFDTILCLDVLEHLYDPWDAISQLQELLAPGGCIVASIPNVNYVGLLAPLVVRGRFEYQETGILDRTHIRWFTRQSAEALIRRGRLHIEESVARVPDGKAKTLDRLTAGTLRRFFALQQIIRSRKRAD, from the coding sequence ATGACCGAAGGGCATGCGACTGTTCGTGACACCCGCAAAGGCACCGGTGCGGGCGGAGCTTTTGACTTTGATTACTACCACGCCAGCGTCCGGCACGACGTCCTGCCGCTAATACCCGAGCATTGCGGGCGAGTGCTTGATGTCGGTGGCGGTGTCGGTGCTACTGGCGGGTTCCTAAAACAGCGGGGCAGGGCGACGACGGTTGTCGTGGCGGATCTGTGCGGCGGTGCTCCGGCGCCAGGCGTCGAGCGCATCGTTGCGGCCGACCTCAACGATGCCGCAGCGCTTCAGGCATTGGGCGACCACGGCCCGTTCGACACCATACTTTGTCTCGACGTGCTCGAACATCTCTACGATCCGTGGGACGCGATCAGCCAGCTTCAGGAACTGCTTGCTCCCGGCGGCTGCATTGTCGCAAGCATACCTAACGTCAATTACGTCGGTCTTCTTGCGCCTTTGGTAGTCAGGGGTCGCTTCGAATACCAGGAAACCGGAATCCTCGACCGGACCCATATTCGATGGTTCACCAGACAAAGCGCCGAGGCGCTGATTAGGCGTGGACGCCTGCATATTGAAGAGAGTGTCGCCCGCGTGCCGGACGGAAAGGCAAAGACCCTTGATCGCCTTACCGCGGGTACTCTGCGACGCTTTTTCGCGCTTCAGCAGATCATTCGGTCGCGCAAGCGAGCCGACTGA
- a CDS encoding PepSY domain-containing protein yields MKVRSTLRRWHVWLGWLVGVPLLFWALSGLIMVWKPIEEVRGAELLAAPAPVVLTSPAILPSIVAGLPLAKVSLEQRAAGPRWVIEVRNGPTRLADPVTGRLLPSLSAADAAAEVGARLRGDARIEAVRRTDAGSPPLELRRPVATWQVDLSDGTHVFVAADSGAIVATRTRWWRFYDWMWGLHIMDLGGREDMHHPTLIAFAAISLVTVLLALVLLPLSIKRRRS; encoded by the coding sequence ATGAAAGTTCGCTCCACCCTTCGCCGTTGGCATGTCTGGCTTGGCTGGCTGGTTGGCGTGCCGTTGCTGTTCTGGGCGTTGTCGGGCCTGATCATGGTGTGGAAGCCGATCGAGGAGGTGCGCGGCGCCGAGCTGCTGGCGGCGCCGGCGCCGGTGGTGCTGACATCGCCGGCCATCCTTCCCTCAATTGTCGCCGGTCTGCCGCTGGCCAAGGTCAGCCTGGAGCAGCGGGCTGCCGGCCCGCGGTGGGTGATCGAGGTGAGGAACGGTCCGACTCGGCTCGCCGACCCCGTCACCGGGCGCTTGCTGCCGTCGCTGAGCGCAGCCGATGCGGCGGCGGAGGTCGGCGCGCGGTTGCGGGGCGACGCGCGGATCGAGGCGGTTCGCCGCACCGATGCCGGAAGTCCGCCGCTCGAGCTTCGCCGTCCGGTTGCCACCTGGCAGGTCGACCTGTCGGACGGCACCCATGTCTTCGTCGCCGCCGACAGCGGGGCGATCGTCGCGACGCGAACCCGCTGGTGGCGCTTCTACGACTGGATGTGGGGGCTTCACATCATGGATCTGGGCGGCCGCGAGGACATGCACCACCCGACCCTCATCGCGTTTGCCGCGATCAGCCTGGTAACCGTTCTGCTCGCCCTCGTTTTGCTGCCGCTTTCAATCAAGCGCCGCCGCTCCTAG
- a CDS encoding NAD-dependent succinate-semialdehyde dehydrogenase produces MGYETELKLFIDGAWRQGEGDASPVINPASGDTIAELRLASTANLDEALAAAERAWPAWRALDVEKRGAILRKAASLLRERAEEIGRLLTQEQGKPLAEAIGEVMGSAGMFDYFAEEAKRAGGRVLVRPTGQRSIVIPQPVGPTATFTPWNFPIYLLAKKVAAALAAGCTVISKPPEETPGCTGALAKALDDAGIPKGVFQLVHGVPDAVSRQLIGSPVIRKISFTGSTGVGKHLMKLAADGMKRITMELGGHAPVLVFDDCDLDKTLDMLVPQKFRNAGQVCVSPTRFFVQEGIYDAFAKGFAARTQQVKIGNGLDADTRMGPLANQRRLPAIAGLVEDAKAKGARLLAGGEPGDGGFFFQPTVLADVPDEADAMNVEPFGPVALMRSFATEDEALHQANRLPYGLASFVFTENGRRANRLGDALESGMVGINTFAISVADAPFGGVKESGSGSEGGAEGLASYQVTKAIHQA; encoded by the coding sequence ATGGGATATGAGACCGAGCTGAAGCTCTTCATCGACGGCGCGTGGCGCCAGGGCGAGGGCGACGCGTCGCCCGTGATCAATCCGGCGAGCGGCGACACGATCGCCGAACTGCGCCTCGCCAGCACCGCCAACCTCGACGAAGCGTTGGCGGCGGCCGAGCGGGCGTGGCCCGCATGGCGCGCCCTCGATGTCGAAAAGCGCGGTGCGATCCTGCGCAAAGCCGCCAGCCTCCTGCGCGAGCGCGCCGAGGAAATCGGCCGCTTGCTGACCCAGGAGCAGGGCAAGCCGCTGGCCGAAGCGATCGGCGAGGTGATGGGCTCCGCCGGCATGTTCGATTATTTCGCCGAAGAAGCGAAGCGCGCGGGCGGCCGCGTCCTCGTTCGCCCCACCGGCCAGCGCTCGATCGTCATTCCGCAGCCAGTCGGCCCGACCGCCACCTTCACCCCGTGGAATTTTCCGATCTATCTGCTCGCCAAAAAGGTCGCCGCGGCGCTGGCGGCGGGCTGCACGGTCATTTCCAAACCGCCTGAGGAAACGCCCGGCTGCACCGGTGCGCTGGCCAAGGCGCTCGACGATGCCGGTATTCCCAAGGGCGTGTTCCAGCTGGTCCACGGCGTGCCCGACGCCGTGTCGCGTCAGCTGATCGGCAGCCCGGTCATCCGCAAGATCAGCTTCACCGGATCGACCGGGGTTGGCAAGCATCTTATGAAGCTCGCCGCCGATGGCATGAAGCGGATCACGATGGAGCTGGGCGGCCACGCGCCGGTGCTGGTGTTCGACGATTGCGATCTCGACAAGACACTCGACATGCTGGTCCCGCAGAAATTCAGGAATGCAGGCCAGGTGTGCGTTTCGCCGACCCGCTTCTTCGTCCAGGAAGGCATCTACGACGCCTTCGCCAAGGGCTTCGCGGCGCGCACGCAGCAAGTGAAGATCGGCAACGGCCTTGACGCCGACACCAGGATGGGGCCGCTCGCCAACCAGCGGCGGTTGCCGGCGATCGCGGGCCTCGTCGAGGATGCCAAGGCCAAGGGCGCGCGGTTGCTGGCGGGTGGTGAGCCAGGTGACGGCGGCTTCTTCTTTCAACCGACCGTGCTGGCGGATGTGCCGGACGAGGCCGACGCCATGAACGTCGAACCGTTCGGCCCGGTCGCGCTGATGCGGTCGTTCGCGACCGAGGACGAAGCGCTGCATCAGGCCAATCGCCTGCCCTACGGCCTCGCCTCGTTCGTCTTCACCGAAAACGGCCGCCGCGCCAATCGGCTTGGCGACGCGCTGGAAAGCGGGATGGTCGGCATCAACACCTTCGCCATTTCGGTCGCCGACGCGCCGTTCGGTGGGGTCAAGGAAAGCGGATCCGGCAGCGAGGGCGGCGCGGAAGGCCTCGCCAGCTATCAGGTGACCAAGGCCATTCATCAGGCGTGA
- a CDS encoding DUF423 domain-containing protein, with translation MSGQGRLVAVGACFVAVAVGFGAFGAHALQGRLDAEAMGWWQTAVTYLLPHAVAVVALGLSRRPRLALPAWLMAGGAALFAATLFAMALGAPRWLGAITPLGGAAMMAGWLLLAWRGLREE, from the coding sequence GTGAGCGGGCAGGGGCGCTTGGTCGCGGTGGGCGCCTGCTTCGTAGCGGTGGCGGTTGGCTTCGGCGCGTTCGGCGCTCATGCGCTGCAAGGCCGACTCGACGCCGAGGCGATGGGCTGGTGGCAAACGGCGGTGACCTATCTCCTGCCGCACGCCGTGGCCGTGGTCGCGCTTGGTCTGTCCCGTCGTCCTCGCCTCGCCTTGCCCGCTTGGCTGATGGCAGGAGGTGCCGCGCTGTTCGCCGCAACCTTGTTCGCCATGGCGCTCGGTGCGCCAAGGTGGCTCGGGGCGATCACGCCACTTGGCGGGGCAGCAATGATGGCTGGCTGGCTGCTGCTTGCGTGGCGGGGGTTGCGGGAGGAGTGA
- a CDS encoding alpha-L-glutamate ligase → MPELAILFEHPAWFEPLFAAVDRGGIDYAAIKVGDHSFDPASSPPPAPVIFNRVAMSSFLREPEHPLFYTMALLDHWRGRGVTVLNGPEVMAIDSSKARQLSLLHRLDLHAPRTRVVHRAADLATAAEAIGFPLLVKANIGGSGAGIMRFDSAAELAAVVAAGDHPRSVDQVLLVQEAVPARDGMIWRLETLGGRFLYALEIAGAGQFDLCPADACGDERGPIAMRAFDPPAAIAAAAERVAQAMEMDVGGIEVMIDDRDGSAKFYDINALSNFVARPVEVLGYDPHDRLVDWLKQRIVEARA, encoded by the coding sequence ATGCCCGAGCTTGCCATCCTGTTTGAACATCCCGCCTGGTTCGAGCCGCTGTTTGCGGCCGTGGACCGTGGCGGCATCGATTACGCTGCTATCAAGGTTGGCGATCACAGCTTCGACCCAGCATCCTCGCCGCCGCCTGCGCCGGTCATCTTCAACCGTGTCGCCATGTCGAGCTTCCTGCGCGAGCCCGAGCATCCCTTGTTCTACACCATGGCGTTGCTCGACCACTGGCGCGGGCGGGGCGTGACAGTGTTGAATGGCCCTGAGGTTATGGCGATCGACAGCAGCAAGGCGCGGCAATTGTCGCTGCTGCACCGCCTCGACCTCCATGCCCCGCGCACCCGCGTCGTCCATCGTGCCGCCGACCTCGCCACGGCGGCCGAGGCGATCGGCTTTCCGCTTCTGGTAAAGGCGAACATCGGCGGTTCCGGTGCCGGGATTATGCGCTTCGACAGCGCGGCGGAGCTTGCCGCCGTGGTGGCTGCGGGCGACCATCCGCGATCGGTCGATCAGGTGCTGCTGGTGCAGGAAGCGGTGCCGGCGCGTGACGGCATGATCTGGCGGCTCGAAACCCTCGGCGGCAGATTTCTGTACGCGCTGGAAATCGCCGGCGCGGGGCAGTTCGATTTGTGTCCGGCGGATGCCTGCGGCGACGAGCGCGGGCCGATCGCCATGCGCGCGTTCGATCCCCCCGCCGCGATCGCCGCCGCCGCCGAGCGCGTCGCGCAGGCGATGGAGATGGATGTCGGCGGGATCGAGGTCATGATCGACGACCGCGACGGGTCGGCCAAATTCTACGACATCAACGCGCTGTCCAACTTTGTCGCGCGGCCGGTCGAGGTGCTCGGCTACGATCCGCACGACCGGCTGGTGGACTGGCTCAAGCAACGAATTGTGGAGGCACGGGCATGA